TTGGCGGCGCGGATGACGGCTATGGATAGCGCCACGAAAAACGCGAAAGAAATGATTGCCGGTTTGACGATGCAACTGAATCGAGCGCGTCAAGCGTCGATTACGAGAGAGCTCTTGGATATTGTCAATGGGGCGGAAGCTTTAAAGAAGTAATTCGCATGGAGGATGTTTGTTATGAAAACAGCGCACGAATCCACGACAACGCAGCATGGGCGTATTACGCAGGTCATCGGACCGGTTGTCGATGTACATTTCCCTTCCGGAGAGCTGCCGGAAATTTACACCGCGCTCAAAACGACCAATCCGCGGATTAATAATGAACAATGGAATCTTGTGATCGAAGTAGCGCAGCACTTGGGTGAGAGCACGGTGCGGACGATTGCAATGGATGCCACGGACGGTCTGACGCGTGGCGCGGAAGTCCTCAATACCGGATCGCCGATCCAGATGCCGGTGGGGAAAGAAGCGTTGGGACGGATTTTAAATGTCGTCGGACAGCCGGTTGATGAATTGGGTCCGGTCAACGCGAAGCAATTTTTGCCGATTCACCGGCGGCCGCCGTCTTTTCAAGAGCAAGCGACCGATGTCCAGATGTTTGAAACCGGCATTAAAGTGATCGACCTGCTCGCTCCGTATCCACGTGGTGGAAAAATCGGTTTGTTCGGTGGTGCGGGCGTCGGCAAGACCGTGGTGATCATGGAATTGATTCATAACGTTGCGATGCACCACGGTGGTTATTCTGTGTTTGCGGGAGTTGGGGAGCGAACTCGTGAAGGAAACGATCTCTGGCATGAAATGAAAGATTCTGGCGTTTTGGACAAAGCCGCATTGATTTATGGACAAATGAACGAACCGCCTGGAGCGCGTCTTCGCGTCGCCCTCTCGGCACTAACGGTTGCCGAATATTTCCGCGATGAAATGCAACAGGACGTGTTGCTCTTTATCGACAATATTTTCCGGTTTACTCAAGCGGGATCTGAAGTGTCGGCGTTGCTCGGACGAATTCCATCGGCAGTGGGATATCAACCGACCTTGGCGACGGAAATGGGCGAATTGCAAGAACGCATCACGACCACGCGGAGCGGATCGATTACTTCCGTGCAGGCCATTTACGTTCCTGCGGACGATCTGACGGATCCCGCACCGGCCACGGCATTTTCTCACTTAGATGCCACGACGGTCTTGTCGCGCCCGATCGCGGAATTGGGAATTTATCCCGCCGTGGACCCTCTGGATTCCACATCGCGTATTTTAGCGCCGGATGTGGTTGGCGAAGACCACTATCGTACCGCACGCCAAGTACAATTAGTGTTGCAGCGGTACAAAGATCTTCAGGATATCATTGCGATCCTGGGAATGGATGAGCTGTCGGAAGAAGATAAGCAAACCGTCGCGCGGGCGCGCAAAATCCAACGTTTTCTGTCGCAGCCATTTTTTGTGGCCTCTCAGTTCACCGGCAGTGAAGGAAAATACGTCAAATTGGCGGACACGATTCGCAGCTTTAAAGCGATCATGAGCGGCGAATACGATCATTTACCCGAACAGGCGTTTTATATGGTCGGCGCGATTGAAGAAGCGGTGGTCAAGGCTGAGCGTTTGGCCAAAGAGGCAGCATAATGAATTTGCAAATTCTCACGCCGCAAGCGGAAGTGGTGCGCACGGAAGCCTTGTCGGTTTCAGTGCCTGGTGTGTTGGGGCGGATGCAAATCTTGCCAGGGCACACCCAAATCATCAGTTTACTCAAGGCCGGCGTGCTCGCGTATGAAGATTTGAAGGGCCGCCACCAATGGCACGTGGGTGCCGGCCATATTGAAGTCGTGAAAGATCACGTTACCGTGGCAGTGGATTCTGCGCTGGCGAGCTAGGTGTTCCGTATTCGAATGGTCTGAGGATTGGTAAATCTTCAATCAACATTTGGGCCGTGACGGCATCGTTGCGGTGCTCTTCCCACACTTGTTCGGCTAACTCAAAAGCCAAGCGCACTTCCCGCAGGCAATGGTCGATGTGATCACTTAACCCCGGATCGGTGCCCGCAGCACAGTTGTGTTCCACCACAGCAAGCCCTCGCTCCAAAGCCAAACGCATATCTTGTAACGTGCTTGATTGTTGCAGAATCGTTTCCTGAATAGCTTTCGTGATGAGCGAGCGAAGTCCCTTCACGGTTTGATGGCGATCCGTCATGGAGGCGCCGAGACGATATTGTGTGATTAAGAGCGTGAGCGTGTCGAGCAAGGGGGGGAGATGGTGAATCGACATGGGGCATTTCATAGCAGCTGCAGGGTATGCCTGGCAAGTGTCGATAAAATGAGATGTTATTCCGAGCTAAAGTCTTGGCGCCAGATGCCGTTATATACGTTGGAGGGATATTGTGTCGCAGCTTCGTATCGAAACGCCGCGGTCAGGCCATGAGCTTCTCTTAAAGGCCGCAGCCGGGTATGACGCCAAAGGCAGCAGAGGCACTGTCAACACGAAGGCCAGTGCCCAGTTGGCCTTGTTGCAGAAAGGGAGTGCCGGATTTGCCCAGTCTGGTCATGCTGTGGACTCGACCAATATTCTCAGCCGCCAAGAAGCGGATCGATTCATCAGTCAAAATAGAGATCTGCTCTACGTAATCGATAATGATGCCTCAGGGAAAGCTAAAGAGCGTTTAGAGAAGACTGCAATTGCGACGCGTGAGAACCTGATTAACGTCGTGGCGGAGACTGCACACGCGTTGTTAACGCCAACCGCAGCTAATGTCGTGACAGTCAAAAAATTGGAGCAGCGGCCCCAGCTGGCCGCGATGTTAGTGCTGAATACGGCTGGAATTCGGAATCTCGTGAATCATGACGATGCCGTGCGCGCGTTGTTTGCGGATGACGCACCACTACCGGATCAGGCAATGTATGAACGCGTAGGAGAGATGGCCGCCGACCTCTTTGAGTCGGGCAGTACGCTTGATGACGCAGAGTTTTTTAAGGCCCATCCAAAGGCCGCAGTGTATCTGCTCGGCAACAGCGATGTCGTCCGCGATATGAGCGTTCCCGCCTATGCGACCTCGCGTCAACTTACTTTTTATAACGCCGTCGATAGTGATCCGTACCAAGATCTGTTTGACAATAATGTCAGTCAAGTGGCTGCGGACGCCACGCAATCGGGTGTGTTTAATCAGTCGTTCTTTGCCACGGAAGACTATGTGCCCTTTGCCGAATTTGTCGCGGCTGGGCAGTTCATTAAAGACGTTCCGACGCCTGGGGAGACGCTCCATAATCATCCCGAATATCGGCTGCAAAACGTTGGGCGCAATGATCGGTTTAATTATTCTGACGTGGTCAAAGGCATTGTCGCGATGCAAGCGCGTGATTTGTTGGCGGCCGATCTTCCGGTGAAGGCCGATTTTTTCCGCAGCGAGTTAGAAGTCGCACAGATAGCTTTAGCGCGGGCCGATTTTCGTGCCAACCTCCAATCTGAGTCGGCGCGGGCCGACCTGAGCGCGCTGAGCGGTTCCGGGGTGCGACCAACAGTTTCCGCAGCGACGCTCAGTGCGCTTCGTCAACAATTCCGTTCCAGTTATCGCGATCCACCGAACCGCATTTCAATTATGGTATAGGTCCATCTCGGAAAAAAATTCCCAGAAGCAGCGGTCAATTGAAGTACGTGCTCACGTTTCAATGGGCTGTCAAAGCATCAGTGCGTTGGAAGATATTGGTTTTTTCCCGTGGCATTGGACTTGCAAAAATACGGCTTGGAGGTCGTATGCCCGTAATGCCGGTAATGCTCACCGACGTTGACCAGCGCATTCAGAAAGCGGCTAGTGGAAGTCCCACCGTGGTCGATAATAGGTCGCGACGCAGTTTTGAATCGATCTTACAGCGGCAACCCACTCCATTGGCTGGGGTGCTTGCCCGGCCGGTGAAATTTGTCGTGACATTGCGTGACTATCTCAAGCATCCACTGCCGACGACTCGTAGTGTTGCGCAACAGACGCCCGATCCAAAAGCCATACTGGGGAAGTGGCGTGGCTTTCAGTCATTGGCGCCGGAGCAGGCGGCGCAAGTTGAAACGGCATTGCATGAGGCGAGCGAACGTTTCCGAGTGCCGAAGCGCTTGCTCGCGGCGGTCATTCAAGCGGAGTCGGCTTTTAATCCATCCGCCATTTCGCGGGCTGGCGCAAAGGGACTGATGCAGCTGATGGATCCGACTGCCCGGGCGCTAGGCGTTCGCAATTCGTTTAACATTCGAGAGAATATTTTGGGGGGTGCCAAGTATCTGCGGCAGTTACTCGATGTGCATCGACAGAATATGCCGCTTGCAGTGGCCGCATACAATGCCGGGCCCGGTGCTGTAAGAAATTATGGTGGCATTCCCCCCTATCGAGAAACACGGGAATACGTTTCTCGAGTCATGAAATACTTCACGGCTCCAATTTAATGATGCTATAGTCGAAGCCCAGCATGAAACGAGTGATGACGAGGGGGGTTGGGAGCGCGGCGCTCTCCGTATTGTTGGCCGTGTTCCTGCTATCGGACGTGGCGGCGGCGAAGGGGCGCCGGAAAGTTCGTGTTGCACCGTCGGCAGCGCCGCCTGTGGAAGCAGTGTCACCAGCACCTCCGGCGGAACCGATCACGCCAACGCCTCCTCCGGGGCCCTTTTCGTTGCCGACATATGAAGTCGTTATTTCACCCATCTCTCCGACGCGTGGGAAATATTTAGAACGCCTCTTTCCGTTAGTGCATGAGGCGTTGCCGATGCTCTGGCCGGATTATCCGTGGGACCAGCTCGAAGTGCCACCGCTCGCGACAACGCAGCCGGTGTTTAATTTTGGTGAGCAGAAACATTTCAAACGTCTCTTGGAGCTTTGGGACCAACGTCCGGAGCCTAACCCGACTCTGCTTGAGGTGAAGAAATTCCTTCGTGCGGATCTCTTGCATGTCTTGGCGCGGAGCGGCGACGGGACGCGTTGGTCAGCTGTTCGCGACGCGTATCTGGCTGCGTTAGAAACGTATCCGTCTTCAGTCTACGCCGTTTCCGCCAGTTATCACTTGGCCCTCGTATTGTTGCAATTGCGTGATTATCACGGTGCCGTGACATTGGCCCAGCGCCAGGAAGCCCGTTGGGAGGCCGATCCGAAATGGGCGATGCCATTTCGTAGTTTGCTGATGGAGGCCTATTATCGCCGCGGTCGTTATGTTCGTGCCGAGGATTATCTCTGGGAGTTGGCGCGTGCGACGTTGCGCAGGGAAGATCTGACCCCGCATCTCGCGCTACGTTATGGCGACAGTCTCTTTTGGCAGGCGCGTTATGAAGAAGCCGTCGTGTGGTATGAAAAAGTGCGAGAGTTGCTGGAAGCGGCCACCACCGAAGCGGGGGCTGTCTCACGGCTATATTATGCCGAGTCGCTCTTTCAGCTCGGAAAATGGGACTTAGCGCAACCCCAATTTGCGGCGTTGGAAAAACAAACCAACTTACGCATGCCGAACCAGTTGTTGAAGTTTCGGCTGGTCGAATGCGATATCGAAAGTGGAGTGCCGGCCACGATTGCGTTGCAACGATTGCGGTCGATTGTTGCGCTGGACGATCGAAGCGAAGTGGCGCTGGTTGCTGAAATGGCCTGGATTCGGATGGTGCTACGGTCCGGGCTGCATGAACACTTTGCCGATGCGCAGTTGAAGTTACAGGCCATTGAACGATCAAAGCCCGGCCGTCGATTATCGGATGAATTGTATTTGCTGGGGGCACTGCTCGATTGGCGTGGAGGATCTATTGCTTCAGCGGTCGAACGGCTGCGGGGGTTTTTTCTTCATGTCAGTCATCGGACCGATACGCGACTCGTGGCGGCGGCAAGTGATTTTACCTCGCTCCTGCTTTCCGACTTGGCGGCTGTATACTTTAAGCGAGAGGATCGTGCCGGCTTTCTGATGCTCTGCCATGAGCTGCGCTATGCCATTCAACGGTCCAATTACAAATTATACCCATTAATCTGGGTGGCACGCGCCTACGTCGAGACCGGCATGGCTGGGTCGGCGGCGCGCCTTTATCAACGACTCGTCATGGAGTTGGAGTTAACTCCGGCCCAGCGGGATTTTACCCTGTTGCAGCTTGCGCATACGTACAGCCAATTAGGCGAGATTGCATTAGCGGGGAAAGCGCTGGCGGTCGTATCCCAAGTCCCTCAAGATCCACTGAGTCAACATTTGTATTATCTGCTGCGCGCTACGCAATTTGTGGCCGCGCAGCAGTACGACGCGTGTGTCAGCGAGTTGGAACAGCTCATGAAGGGTGGCGTGCGCGGTGATGAAATTCACACGGTGGCGCTGCAGGCCTCGATTTGCGCTCGAAAAGCAAAAAGATTTCCCGATGCCTTAAAATTTATTGGCATGGTGGCGGATGAGCATGCTAATATTCTCCGAAATAATTTGTCGCCTCAGTTGCAACGGTGGCAAACACAGGCGCTGTTTGAAAAGATCAACGTGTTAGCGGCCATGGGGAGCGCCACCGACGCTGTCCGGTTATTTGAACAAACTCAAACAATGATTCCGCCGGTGGTGCCTCCGCTGGAGACGGTTTTTTCGGCCGTCCAGTCGTATCGTCAGTTAGGCGATCCTGATAGAGGGGCGGCATTATGGAAGCAGTATGGTGGCAATGCCTCCACTGTGCCGGACGATATTCGTGATCAGTATGCGAAATTGTTGGAGCTCTTGGGGCAGACGGAACTTTTGCCGGTAGCACCTGGTCTGGCATTGCAATAGCCGTTGATTGGTACACGTGGGGGACGGTGCATGCGAGCAAAACCGAGTACAGCGGTCGTCATCGAACGGCAGGAACAGCGGGAGATATGGGCGACGACGACAGCGCGGGCCATTTCTTCGTTAGCCACAGAACTCTTAGGACATCTTGGAACCATCGAACTCTGTTTTTCAGAAGTGCGACAGACGGCCGGTGACGTAACCGCCGGTCATCATCTCGCGCGACGATTGAATTGGGGCGTCGAGGCGATCGAGGCGATCTACACGACGGTGAAACGTCATGTGCGGCAGGCTGAACTTCCGGCGGCCAGTTTTATCGATATCAATTGCGATGCGTTGTTGGAGGCGGCGTTGCAGCACTGTCAACCCCTGATGCGTGAGCGGCGGGTTGTCTGTCAGCGCCATGAAAATGCGGCCATTCAGTGTCGCGGAGATCAGTCCCTTCTGTTGTGTGCATTGATGCGCATCTTATTGGTCGGCATGAGTGCCTATGCGGAGCAACAGACGCTTGATCTGGCACTGTGCGAAGAGGATGGTTTTGTACGCGCCGATTTTTTGTTCCAAGGTGTCGTCGCTGAAAAATCCACGAATACGGCGGTCTGGCACGAGTCCAGTTTTTTCGAGGACAGTGGCTTAATGCAATTGCATCAAATCTTCGAATTGCATCGCGGTGGCGTGTTATGGACGCGCGAATTATCTACGACACGGTGCGTGGCCGTTTGGGCAAAAGATCCCACCCGCGTTCCGGAAACCAACCAAGGAGGTGCATGCATCGCCATGGGGTGAAATGCGCCGTGTGACAGCGGC
This region of Deltaproteobacteria bacterium genomic DNA includes:
- a CDS encoding F0F1 ATP synthase subunit epsilon translates to MNLQILTPQAEVVRTEALSVSVPGVLGRMQILPGHTQIISLLKAGVLAYEDLKGRHQWHVGAGHIEVVKDHVTVAVDSALAS
- a CDS encoding lytic transglycosylase domain-containing protein, which produces MLTDVDQRIQKAASGSPTVVDNRSRRSFESILQRQPTPLAGVLARPVKFVVTLRDYLKHPLPTTRSVAQQTPDPKAILGKWRGFQSLAPEQAAQVETALHEASERFRVPKRLLAAVIQAESAFNPSAISRAGAKGLMQLMDPTARALGVRNSFNIRENILGGAKYLRQLLDVHRQNMPLAVAAYNAGPGAVRNYGGIPPYRETREYVSRVMKYFTAPI
- the atpD gene encoding F0F1 ATP synthase subunit beta, which encodes MKTAHESTTTQHGRITQVIGPVVDVHFPSGELPEIYTALKTTNPRINNEQWNLVIEVAQHLGESTVRTIAMDATDGLTRGAEVLNTGSPIQMPVGKEALGRILNVVGQPVDELGPVNAKQFLPIHRRPPSFQEQATDVQMFETGIKVIDLLAPYPRGGKIGLFGGAGVGKTVVIMELIHNVAMHHGGYSVFAGVGERTREGNDLWHEMKDSGVLDKAALIYGQMNEPPGARLRVALSALTVAEYFRDEMQQDVLLFIDNIFRFTQAGSEVSALLGRIPSAVGYQPTLATEMGELQERITTTRSGSITSVQAIYVPADDLTDPAPATAFSHLDATTVLSRPIAELGIYPAVDPLDSTSRILAPDVVGEDHYRTARQVQLVLQRYKDLQDIIAILGMDELSEEDKQTVARARKIQRFLSQPFFVASQFTGSEGKYVKLADTIRSFKAIMSGEYDHLPEQAFYMVGAIEEAVVKAERLAKEAA